Genomic DNA from Plasmodium cynomolgi strain B DNA, scaffold: 1049, whole genome shotgun sequence:
tgatttttgctttcattccttattaatgcattttttcatatattacAAACACCCATTAGGCAAATATATatctttacaaaaaatgcaatattGCCTAAAATTCAATTACCCCCTTCCAGCTTCTAATCTGTGAtattttacaacttttttcATGATGTAAATGattgaatataaaattatacattttaatattatacaaATAATACCATATGAGATATACAAGTATAACGCATCAGGTCCTAAAACCATAGCTAAAGGATCGAGGaacattttaacataaattGGTAATGTTATTACAATCAATGCAATTGAGCACATTACAATAGTTAGTATACTCCATTTTCTAACTATACTTTCCTTTAATTTCATGTTATAACTACTAGTTCCTTCTTGAT
This window encodes:
- a CDS encoding CYIR protein (putative;~vir-type antigen), whose protein sequence is NLFNVEITSYIRFQRLLAKRVVKKELDRSKIRDVIPENNSYSNVKCTSDDIIEYAQLKNKGLNDLEIYKEQFKRKYAKSKGLKRLSEHQEGTSSYNMKLKESIVRKWSILTIVMCSIALIVITLPIYVKMFLDPLAMVLGPDALYLYISYGIICIILKCIILYSIIYIMKKVVKYHRLEAGRG